From a region of the Balaenoptera acutorostrata chromosome 14, mBalAcu1.1, whole genome shotgun sequence genome:
- the CENPW gene encoding centromere protein W isoform X1, with product MALSTTVSQRKLIKRKAPRGFLKRVFKQRKPHLRLETNSDLLVHLNCLLLVHRLAEEARTNACENKCGVIKKEHVLAAAKVILKKSRG from the exons ATGGCGCTCTCGACAACAGTCTCGCAGAGGAAGCTGATAAAGCGGAAGGCTCCCCGCGGTTTTCTAAAGCGCGTCTTCAAGCAACGGAAGCCTCACCTCCGTCTGGAGACAAATAGCGACCTACTG gtGCATCTGAACTGTTTACTCCTTGTTCATCGATTAGCAGAAGAGGCTCGGACAAATGCTTGTGAGAATAAGTGTGGAGTCATTAAAAAGGAGCATGTACTGGCTGCAGCAAAG GTAATTCTAAAGAAGAGCAGAGGTTAG
- the CENPW gene encoding centromere protein W isoform X2 encodes MALSTTVSQRKLIKRKAPRGFLKRVFKQRKPHLRLETNSDLLKRLGQMLVRISVESLKRSMYWLQQR; translated from the exons ATGGCGCTCTCGACAACAGTCTCGCAGAGGAAGCTGATAAAGCGGAAGGCTCCCCGCGGTTTTCTAAAGCGCGTCTTCAAGCAACGGAAGCCTCACCTCCGTCTGGAGACAAATAGCGACCTACTG AAGAGGCTCGGACAAATGCTTGTGAGAATAAGTGTGGAGTCATTAAAAAGGAGCATGTACTGGCTGCAGCAAAGGTAA